The following are encoded in a window of Mustela nigripes isolate SB6536 chromosome 1, MUSNIG.SB6536, whole genome shotgun sequence genomic DNA:
- the SPINK2 gene encoding serine protease inhibitor Kazal-type 2 yields the protein MALSAVRLVLLLLAADLAASLDSLSSEFDQPSEYRTPNCNQYKLPGCPRDFSPVCGSDMSTYPNECTLCMKIREEGHDIKIIRSGPC from the exons ATGGCGCTCTCGGCCGTGCGCTTGGTGCTGTTGCTCCTGGCCGCGGACTTGGCAG CCTCTTTGGACTCTTTGAGCTCGGAGTTTGATCAGCCTTCGGAATACAGAACA ccAAACTGCAATCAGTATAAATTACCAGGATGTCCCAGAGACTTTAGCCCTGTATGTGGAAGTGACATGTCCACTTATCCCAACGAGTGTACTCTGTGTATGAAAATCAG GGAAGAAGGTCATGATATTAAAATAATCCGGAGTGGACCGTGTTGA